Proteins encoded in a region of the Anguilla anguilla isolate fAngAng1 chromosome 10, fAngAng1.pri, whole genome shotgun sequence genome:
- the gltpa gene encoding glycolipid transfer protein, giving the protein MALLMEHQFRQLPADKQVETRPFLESVSYLPPFFDCLGSTVFAPVKADIAGNITKIKAVYDSNPSRFKTLQQILEAEKEMYGSDWPKVGATLALMWLKRGLRFIQVLLQSLVDGERDDSNPNLIRVNITKAYELALKKYHGWLVQQLFKAALYAAPYRSDFIKALAKGREVKEEDCLEKVRQFLVNYTVTVDAIYEMYNKMNAELDYKV; this is encoded by the exons ATGGCGCTTCTCATGGAGCACCAATTCAGACAGCTCCCCGCCGATAAGCAAGTGGAGACCAGGCCCTTTCTGGAGTCGGTGTCGTACCTTCCGCCATTCTTTG acTGCCTGGGCTCCACGGTCTTCGCTCCGGTCAAAGCGGACATTGCTGGAAACATCAcg AAAATCAAAGCAGTGTACGACAGTAACCCGTCCAGGTTTAAGACCCTGCAGCAGATCCTGGAGGCGGAGAAGGAGATGTAcggctctgattggcccaaAGTAGGAGCCACCCTGGCGCTTATGTGGCTCAAAAG GGGTCTCCGGTTCATCCAGGTCCTGCTGCAGAGCCTCGTGGACGGCGAGAGGGACGACAGCAACCCCAATCTCATCCGCGTCAACATCACCAAGGCGTACGAGCTGGCGCTGAAGAAGTACCACGGGTGGCTGGTCCAGCAGCTCTTCAAG gcGGCGCTGTACGCGGCCCCCTACCGGTCGGACTTTATCAAGGCTCTGGCCAAAGGGCGGGAAGTGAAGGAGGAGGACTGCTTGGAGAAGGTCCGGCAGTTTCTGGTCAATTACACGGTCACGGTGGACGCCATCTATgaaatgtacaacaaaatgaacGCTGAGCTGGACTACAAAGTGTGA
- the tchp gene encoding trichoplein keratin filament-binding protein — MALPTMSTQWSNRTRTLEKRIVRQREQEARWRQQWELHSVYFREQNVRSSKQAQWSSRQSYQQSMMAYHRERLKEEKKRNLEQRRERLRVLLQEERDQMEAELRGLIPDRKAQLMERVDDLKSAREQRRKKLAEELMLEHWKKNDPDLRKVESALHKDHVVSQWQTQRSEKREQDEADQEEKKRFENEYERTRKEAMERMKQAEEKKKAEEKEWAEALRQQMEELKVREEEAGRLKREQEALLTQHWELERLEEERRRLEESRRKTELGRFLTRQYRAQLKRRAQQVQEELEADRRVLAALLAGEQEGRGLESARRERAVADAAWMKRVIEEQLQVERQREAEFDILYREDAQRMWEKREMEWQKERKARERLMQEVLTGRQQQLEFKMQENRQAQEESLRRREELIQELERERETRRQEKEAQEGQRTARLQEIKQQIEEQRRQQWEEERKREDEEEEAREAQNRYDDLVQQETQRMTQRGHQDKIHGRPRTAWT, encoded by the exons ATGGCTCTCCCGACGATGTCTACACAATGGTCAAATCGTACTCGAACGCTGGAGAAGCGGATAGTGCGGCAGCGGGAGCAGGAGGCACGTTGGCGGCAACAATGGGAGTTGCACTCGGTGTACTTCAGAGAACAGAACGTCCGGAGCAGCAAACAGGCCCAGTGGAGCTCGCGTCAATCTTATCAACAAAG TATGATGGCCTATCATCGAGAGAGGCTTAAGGAGGAGAAGAAGCGAAATCTCGAACAGCGCAGGGAACGGCTGCGCgtgctgctgcaggaggagcgCGATCAGATGGAGGCCGAACTCCGGGGGTTGATCCCCGACAGGAAGGCGCAGCTGATGGAGCGCGTGGACGACCTGAAGTCGGCCAGAGAACAGCGCAGGAAAAAG cTGGCCGAGGAGCTGATGCTtgaacactggaaaaaaaacgacCCAGACCTGCGAAAG GTTGAGTCGGCGCTGCACAAAGACCACGTCGTGAGCCAGTGGCAGACGCAGCGGTCCGAGAAACGAGAG CAAGACGAGGCGGACCAGGAAGAGAAGAAGCGCTTTGAGAACGAGTATGAGAGGACGCGCAAGGAAGCGATGGAGAGGATGAAGCAGgcggaggagaagaagaaagcgGAGGAGAAGGAGTGGGCGGAGGCCCTCCGGCAGCAGATGGAGGAGCTCAAAGTCCGGGAGGAAGaa GCGGGCCGGCTGAAGAGGGAGCAGGAGGCCCTGCTGACCCAGCACTGGGAGCTggagaggctggaggaggagaggaggcgacTGGAGGAGAGCCGGAGGAAGACCGAACTGGG GCGCTTCCTGACTCGGCAGTACCGCGCTCAGCTGAAGAGACGGGCCCAGCaggtgcaggaggagctg GAGGCGGACCGTAGGGTCCTGGCCGCTCTGTTGGCGGGGGAGCAGGAGGGCCGCGGGCTGGAGAGCGCCCGGAGGGAGCGGGCGGTGGCCGACGCGGCCTGGATGAAGCGCGTCAtcgaggagcagctgcaggtggaGCGGCAGAGGGAGGCCGAGTTCGACATCCTCTacag GGAGGACGCCCAGCGCATGTGGGAGAAGCGCGAGATGGAGTGGCAGAAGGAGAGGAAGGCCAGGGAGCGGCTGATGCAGGAG GTGCTGACGGgccggcagcagcagctggagttCAAGATGCAGGAGAACCGGCAGGCCCAGGAGGAGTCCCTGAGGAGGCGCGAGGAGCTGAtccaggagctggagagggagagggagaccaGGCGCCAGGAGAAGGAGGCGCAGGAGGGGCAGAGGACGGCTCGCCTGCAGGAGATCAAACAGCAG ATAGAGGAGCAGCGCCGGCAGCAGTGGGAGGAGGAGCGCAAGagggaggacgaggaggaggaggcgcgggaGGCCCAGAATCGCTATGACGACCTGGTACAGCAGGAAACCCAGAGGATGACCCAGCGGGGTCATCAGGACAAG aTCCACGGGCGTCCCAGAACAGCCTGGACATGA